In Melospiza georgiana isolate bMelGeo1 chromosome 8, bMelGeo1.pri, whole genome shotgun sequence, one genomic interval encodes:
- the MORN4 gene encoding MORN repeat-containing protein 4, which translates to MTLTKGSFTYSNGEEYRGEWKEGRRHGIGQLTFADGTAYVGHFENGLFHGCGVLTFSDGSRYEGEFVQGKFNGVGVFTRCDNMTFEGEFKGGRVYGFGLLTFPDGSHGVPRNEGFFENNKLLRREKCTAIIQRAQGASKSAHSLTA; encoded by the exons ATGACCCTCACCAAAGGCTCCTTCACCTACTCCAACGGGGAGGAGTACCGTGGCGAGTGGAAAGAAG GTCGCAGGCACGGCATCGGGCAGCTGACGTTTGCTGATGGCACTGCCTACGTGGGGCACTTTGAGAACGGGCTCTTCCACGGCTGCGGCGTGCTCACCTTCTCCGACGGCTCCAG GTACGAGGGGGAGTTTGTGCAGGGCAAGTTCAATGGCGTCGGGGTCTTCACCCGCTGTGACAACATGACCTTCGAGGGCGAGTTCAAAGGCGGGCGCGTGTACGGCTTCG gtCTCCTGACCTTCCCTGATGGCTCGCACGGCGTGCCCCGCAATGAGGGATTCTTTGAGAACAACAAGCTGCTGCGGCGGGAGAAGTGCACGGCCATCATCCAGAGGGCCCAGGGCGCCTCCAAGTCTGCCCACAGCCTGACAGCGTGA
- the ANKRD2 gene encoding ankyrin repeat domain-containing protein 2 isoform X2 gives MELDVERAKELIEQKLAEEEKEEKLRGDGAREPPAVERMNTPELEEEKRRGPRNWGLEAIKGQEKVRRSSVDLRREIIDVGSIQRLIELRKQRRQRRAERAATPEPAPPPEPLEIDGPVEPETFLRAAVQGKMHFIEKFLADGGSPDTCDEFHRTALHRSSLEGHMEILQKLLDTGATVDFRDRLDCTAVHWACRGGHLDAVKLLQDRGADLNVKDKLLSTPLHVATRTGHLDIVEHLIHCGVDINAPDREGDTALHDATRLSRYKIIKTLILHGADMMAKNEAGKTPTDLVQQWQVDTRQALETKEQPQGEMEVPA, from the exons ATGGAGCTGGATGTGGAACGGGCCAAGGAGCTCATCGAGCAGaagctggcagaggaggagaaggaggag AAACtcagaggggatggagcacgggAGCCGCCGGCCGTGGAGCGGATGAACACAcctgagctggaggaggagaaacgCCGCGGGCCCAGGAACTGGGGCCTTGAGGCCATCAAG GGCCAGGAGAAGGTGCGGAGGAGCTCCGTGGATCTGAGGCGGGAGATCATCGACGTGGGGAGCATCCAACGGCTCATTGAGCTCCGCAagcagcgccggcagcgccgggcAGAGCGGGCAGCCACCCCCGAGCCCGCTCCACCACCTGAGCCCCTGGAGATT GATGGTCCTGTGGAGCCAGAGACCTTCCTGCGAGCTGCTGTCCAGGGCAAGATGCACTTCATCGAGAAGTTTCTGGCAGATGGTGGCTCCCCTGACACTTGTGATGAG TTCCACCGCACAGCCCTGCACCGCTCCTCGCTGGAGGGACACATGGAAAtcctgcagaagctgctggacactggggcCACTGTTGACTTCAGGGACCGG CTGGACTGCACGGCCGTGCACTGGGCCTGCCGGGGTGGGCACCTGGATGCTGTCAAACTGCTGCAGGACCGCGGGGCAGACCTCAATGTGAAGGACAag CTGCTCAGCACACCCCTTCACGTGGCCACCCGAACCGGACACCTTGACATCGTGGAGCATCTCATCCACTGCGGGGTGGATATCAATGCCCCAGACAGG GAGGGTGACACAGCGCTGCATGATGCCACACGGCTCAGTCGCTACAAGATCATCAAAACGCTGATCCTGCACGGGGCTGACATGATGGCCAAGAATGAG GCTGGCAAGACCCCGACAGACCTGGTGCAGCAGTGGCAGGTGGACACACGTCAGGCGCTGGAGACCAAGGAGCAGCCACAAGGGGAGATGGAGGTCCCTGCATGA
- the HOGA1 gene encoding 4-hydroxy-2-oxoglutarate aldolase, mitochondrial gives MALSTGLTAPLRPALAALRRAAPRHCRGLSTPQASEPSFNLGGIFPPLATPFSPTQEVDYGQLEGNLRRYARIPFRGLVVLGSNGEYPYLASREKVEVVSCVRRALPRDRLLLAGSGCESTQATIELTVSMAEAGADVALVVTPCYYRGAMTTAALIHHYTEVGDASPIPVVLYSVPANTGLDLPMEAVTTLAQHPNIIGIKDSGGDITRMGLMVHKTRQEDFQVLAGSAGFLLASYAVGASGGVCALANVLGDPLCQLDHLCRTGQWQEARDLQHRLIEPNTAVTRRFGIPGLKKAMEWFGYYGGPCRAPLAPLSPAQVEELRSTFSANGWL, from the exons ATGGCCCTCAGCACCGGCCTCACCGCCCCGCTCCGGCCCGCCCTGGCCGCTCTGCGCCGGGCAGCCCCCAGGCACTGCCGGGGCCTCAGCACCCCGCAGGCATCGGAGCCCTCATTCAATCTCGGCGGCATCTTCCCACCGCTCGCCACCCCTTTCTCGCCCACACAGGAGGTGGACTATGGCCAGCTGGAGGGGAACCTGCGCCGCTACGCCCGCATCCCCTTCCGAG ggctggtggtgctgggctcCAATGGGGAGTATCCCTACCTGGCGTCCCGAGAGAAGGTGGAGGTGGTGAGCTGCGTGCGCCGGGCTCTGCCCAGGGACcgcctgctgctggctggctcGGGCTGTGAAT CCACCCAGGCCACCATCGAGCTGACAGTCAGCATGGCAGAGGCAGGGGCTGACGTGGCGCTGGTTGTGACACCCTGCTATTATCGGGGGGCCATGACCACTGCTGCCCTCATCCATCACTACACAGAG gtTGGCGACGCATCCCCCATCCCTGTGGTGCTGTACAGTGTTCCTGCCAACACCGGCCTGGACCTGCCCATGGAGGCTGTCACCACCCTGGCTCAGCACCCCAACATCATTGGGATCAAGGACAGCGGTGGGGAC ATCACCCGCATGGGGCTGATGGTCCACAAGACAAGGCAGGAGGATTTCCAGGTGCTGGCAGGATCAGCTGGCTTCCTGCTGGCGAGCTACGCTGTGG GTGCCTCCGGGGGTGTGTGTGCCCTCGCCAATGTTCTGGGTGACCCACTGTGCCAGCTGGACCACCTGTGCCGCACGGGGCAGTGGCAGGAGGCCCGGGACCTGCAGCACCGCCTCATTGAGCCCAACACAGCG GTCACCCGCCGGTTTGGCATCCCGGGGCTGAAGAAGGCCATGGAGTGGTTTGGCTACTATGGAGGTCCCTGCCGTGCACCCCTGGCCcctctgagccctgcccaggtTGAAGAGCTGAGGAGCACCTTCAGTGCCAATGGCTGGCTGTGA
- the ANKRD2 gene encoding ankyrin repeat domain-containing protein 2 isoform X1, with product MELDVERAKELIEQKLAEEEKEEKLRGDGAREPPAVERMNTPELEEEKRRGPRNWGLEAIKGQEKVRRSSVDLRREIIDVGSIQRLIELRKQRRQRRAERAATPEPAPPPEPLEIDGPVEPETFLRAAVQGKMHFIEKFLADGGSPDTCDEFHRTALHRSSLEGHMEILQKLLDTGATVDFRDRLDCTAVHWACRGGHLDAVKLLQDRGADLNVKDKLLSTPLHVATRTGHLDIVEHLIHCGVDINAPDRVSAAAIQASLQATLIPLPLLTPPRASSTHGGAHLDVHTAAPGWLQLQPGLGQEHPPCVEIGVLRTSRGSLSLDPTVQ from the exons ATGGAGCTGGATGTGGAACGGGCCAAGGAGCTCATCGAGCAGaagctggcagaggaggagaaggaggag AAACtcagaggggatggagcacgggAGCCGCCGGCCGTGGAGCGGATGAACACAcctgagctggaggaggagaaacgCCGCGGGCCCAGGAACTGGGGCCTTGAGGCCATCAAG GGCCAGGAGAAGGTGCGGAGGAGCTCCGTGGATCTGAGGCGGGAGATCATCGACGTGGGGAGCATCCAACGGCTCATTGAGCTCCGCAagcagcgccggcagcgccgggcAGAGCGGGCAGCCACCCCCGAGCCCGCTCCACCACCTGAGCCCCTGGAGATT GATGGTCCTGTGGAGCCAGAGACCTTCCTGCGAGCTGCTGTCCAGGGCAAGATGCACTTCATCGAGAAGTTTCTGGCAGATGGTGGCTCCCCTGACACTTGTGATGAG TTCCACCGCACAGCCCTGCACCGCTCCTCGCTGGAGGGACACATGGAAAtcctgcagaagctgctggacactggggcCACTGTTGACTTCAGGGACCGG CTGGACTGCACGGCCGTGCACTGGGCCTGCCGGGGTGGGCACCTGGATGCTGTCAAACTGCTGCAGGACCGCGGGGCAGACCTCAATGTGAAGGACAag CTGCTCAGCACACCCCTTCACGTGGCCACCCGAACCGGACACCTTGACATCGTGGAGCATCTCATCCACTGCGGGGTGGATATCAATGCCCCAGACAGGGTGAGTGCTGCAGCCATCCAGGCATCACTGCAGGCAACACTGATCCCTCTCCCTTTGCTGACCCCTCCAAGGGCTTCCAGCACCCACGGTGGGGCACATCTGGACGTACACACTGCTGCCCCAGGGTGgttgcagctgcagccaggtctGGGACAGGAGCATCCCCCTTGTGTGGAGATTGGTGTGCTGAGGACAAGCAGAGGGTCCTTGTCCCTGGACCCCACTGTCCAGTGA
- the PI4K2A gene encoding phosphatidylinositol 4-kinase type 2-alpha, with amino-acid sequence MDETSPLVSPERAQGPDYGLPGGAVRALPPAAPPPPSPPGSPGGRDRERQPLLERGARGPAAAQAQAQAQAAAAAAAAAAAAAAQRERNDFPEDPEFADVVRRAELASERGIFPERISQGSSGSYFVKDPQGKIIGVFKPKNEEPYGQLNPKWTKWLQKLCCPCCFGRDCLVLNQGYLSEAGASLVDQKLELNIVPRTKVVYLASETFNYSAIDRVKSRGKRLALEKVPKVGQRFNRIGLPPKVGSFQLFVEGYKDADYWLRRFEAEPLPENTNRQLLLQFERLVVLDYIIRNTDRGNDNWLIKYDCPLDSAGVRDSDWVVVKEPIIKLAAIDNGLAFPLKHPDSWRAYPFYWAWLPQAKIPFSQEIKDLILPKISDPNFVKDLEEDLYELFKKDPGFDRGQFHKQIAVMRGQILNLTQALKDGKSPLHLVQMPPVIVETARSHQRSASESYTQSFQSRKPFFSWW; translated from the exons aTGGACGAGACGAGCCCGCTGGTGTCGCCGGAGAGGGCGCAGGGCCCCGACTACGGGCTGCCGGGGGGTGCCGTGCGCGCCCTCCCGCCCGCTgcgcccccgccgccctcccCTCCCGGCTCCCCCGGTGGCCGCGACCGCGAGCGGCAGCCGCTGCTGGAGCGCGGGGCgcggggcccggcggcggcgCAGGCCCAGGCGCAGGCccaggcggcggcggcggcggcagcggcggcggcagcggcggccgcgCAGCGGGAGCGCAACGACTTCCCCGAGGATCCCGAGTTTGCCGACGTGGTGCGGCGGGCTGAGCTGGCCAGCGAGCGCGGCATCTTCCCCGAGCGCATCTCGCAGGGCTCCAGCGGCAGCTACTTCGTGAAGGACCCGCAGGGG AAAATCATTGGCGTCTTCAAGCCCAAGAATGAGGAGCCCTATGGGCAGCTGAACCCCAAGTGGACCAAGTGGCTGCAGAAGTTGTGCTGCCCATGCTGCTTTGGGAGAGACTGCCTTGTCCTGAACCAGGGCTACCTGTCAGAGGCAGGTGCCAGCCTGGTAGACCAGAAACTGGAACTCAACATTGTTCCCCGCACAAAG GTGGTGTATCTGGCCAGTGAGACCTTTAACTACAGTGCCATTGACAGGGTGAAGTCCCGAGGAAAGAGGCTGGCCCTGGAGAAGGTGCCGAAGGTTGGCCAGCGCTTCAACCGCATTGGTCTGCCACCCAAG GTGGGCTCCTTCCAGCTCTTTGTGGAAGGCTACAAGGATGCAGACTACTGGCTGCGGCGCTTTGAGGCCGAGCCGCTCCCGGAGAACACAAAccggcagctgctgctgcagttcgAGCGGCTGGTGGTGCTGGACTACATCATCAGGAACACGG ATCGGGGCAATGACAACTGGCTCATCAAGTATGACTGTCCCCTGGACAGCGCGGGCGTGCGG GACAGCGACTGGGTGGTGGTGAAGGAGCCCATCATCAAGCTGGCTGCTATAGACAATGGTTTGGCCTTTCCCTTGAAACACCCGGACTCCTGGAGAGCAT ATCCGTTCTACTGGGCATGGCTGCCCCAGGCCAAAATCCCCTTTTCACAGGAGATCAAGGACCTGATTCTTCCCAAGATTTCAGACCCCAACTTTGTCAAGGACCTGGAGGAAGATCTGTATGAGCTCTTCAAG AAAGACCCTGGCTTTGACAGGGGACAGTTTCACAAGCAGATTGCTGTCATGAGAGGTCAG ATCCTGAACCTGACTCAGGCGTTGAAGGATGGGAAGAGCCCACTGCACCTGGTTCAGATGCCGCCCGTGATTGTGGAAACAGCGCGCTCCCACCAGCGCTCCGCCAGTGAGTCCTACACGCAGAGCTTCCAGAGCCGGAAGCCTTTCTTCTCGTGGTGGTAG